Proteins found in one Deinococcus hopiensis KR-140 genomic segment:
- the ligA gene encoding NAD-dependent DNA ligase LigA produces the protein MTQTQTPAERHAQLRAEVAEHNRRYYEEDAPIIADFEYDALARELRELEALHPELAAPDSPAQTVGGRPSTLFEKVRHPTPMTSLDNAFSNAELAHFDEKVARALNLPVGDQQFAYTCELKIDGLSVNLYYVDGVLQWAATRGDGEVGEKVTANIEGIPGIPRELPGLKGELEVRGEVYMSKQAFLAYNQKAEEEGRALLKNPRNGAAGALRQKDPEETRRRGLEVILYALGKRDNVPVRTQWDILEWLRAQGFATSGYSRRVTGSEAAAAYHAEMTAERPRLPFDADGSVVKLDDLHLQAEAGFTSRAPKWAVAYKFPADIGETVVESITVQTGRTGKLTPVAELLPVQLEGSTVARATLHNEDFIRGLDLRIGDTVRVHKSGGIIPEVLSVVLEKRKTSSVPFVFPTHCPRCGHEAVRQEGAAGTFCTNPACPAKSTLRVRYFASRDVMDIKGLGERLVEQLVDSGLVTDPADLYGLTAEQVEHLEMGETTTGAVRKVGRKNAEKLVAEIQASKTRELWRFIRALGLPFVGEGTSTRIARVYGSLQDVQAASVEDLARIPDVGRQTAESIVQGLTDPDMRAFIERLFAAGVQPAASVDVRVGEQLAGLTFVITGTLSWPRDAIKSHLEAHGGRVSGSVTKKTSYLIAGEDGGGKLEKARALKVSTLDEAGLNDLLAEKGAPPLP, from the coding sequence ATTATCGCGGACTTCGAGTACGACGCCCTGGCCCGTGAACTCCGCGAACTCGAAGCCCTGCACCCCGAACTGGCCGCCCCAGACTCCCCAGCCCAGACGGTCGGCGGCCGTCCCAGCACGCTGTTTGAAAAAGTCCGGCACCCCACGCCCATGACGAGCCTCGACAACGCCTTCAGCAACGCAGAACTCGCACACTTTGACGAGAAGGTGGCCCGAGCGCTCAACCTGCCGGTTGGAGATCAGCAATTCGCCTACACCTGTGAACTCAAGATCGACGGTCTGAGCGTCAACCTCTATTACGTGGATGGCGTGCTGCAATGGGCGGCTACACGAGGGGACGGAGAAGTCGGAGAGAAGGTCACCGCGAATATCGAGGGTATCCCCGGTATTCCTCGCGAACTTCCTGGCTTGAAGGGCGAACTGGAGGTCCGTGGGGAGGTCTACATGAGCAAGCAGGCCTTCCTCGCGTACAACCAGAAGGCGGAGGAGGAGGGCCGCGCCCTCCTGAAGAATCCCCGGAATGGGGCAGCAGGGGCATTGCGTCAGAAGGACCCGGAGGAAACCCGCCGCCGTGGCCTGGAAGTGATCCTGTACGCCCTGGGAAAACGCGACAACGTGCCGGTCCGGACACAGTGGGACATCCTGGAGTGGCTGAGAGCCCAAGGGTTTGCGACGAGCGGGTACTCGCGCCGAGTCACTGGGAGTGAGGCGGCCGCGGCGTACCACGCGGAGATGACGGCCGAGCGCCCGCGCTTGCCGTTCGATGCGGACGGCAGTGTGGTCAAGCTCGATGATCTGCACTTGCAAGCGGAGGCAGGATTCACGAGCCGTGCCCCGAAGTGGGCGGTTGCGTATAAGTTCCCCGCGGACATAGGAGAAACTGTCGTTGAGTCGATCACGGTCCAGACGGGCCGCACGGGGAAGCTCACGCCTGTGGCGGAACTCCTGCCCGTGCAGCTGGAAGGCAGCACGGTCGCTCGGGCGACCCTGCACAATGAGGACTTTATCCGCGGCCTGGACCTGCGTATTGGTGACACCGTTCGCGTGCACAAGTCCGGGGGCATCATCCCTGAAGTGCTGAGTGTGGTCCTGGAGAAGCGCAAGACCAGCAGTGTGCCCTTTGTTTTCCCGACCCACTGTCCGCGGTGTGGACACGAGGCTGTGCGGCAGGAAGGGGCAGCGGGGACGTTCTGTACAAATCCTGCTTGCCCAGCGAAGAGCACCCTGCGCGTTCGGTACTTCGCCTCCCGGGATGTCATGGACATCAAGGGGCTGGGGGAACGGCTCGTCGAGCAACTCGTGGACTCAGGCCTGGTGACAGACCCAGCGGACCTGTACGGACTGACTGCAGAGCAGGTGGAACACCTCGAGATGGGGGAGACCACGACTGGCGCCGTGCGTAAAGTCGGGCGGAAGAACGCAGAGAAGTTGGTCGCGGAGATTCAGGCGTCCAAGACGCGGGAGCTGTGGCGCTTCATTCGGGCACTGGGCCTACCGTTCGTGGGGGAAGGGACGAGTACCCGCATCGCCAGGGTGTATGGCAGTCTGCAGGACGTACAAGCGGCTTCGGTTGAGGACTTGGCTCGGATTCCGGATGTGGGGCGGCAGACGGCGGAGAGCATCGTGCAGGGTCTGACGGACCCGGATATGCGCGCGTTCATTGAGCGGCTGTTTGCAGCCGGGGTTCAACCGGCAGCCAGTGTGGACGTACGGGTGGGAGAACAGCTCGCCGGGTTGACCTTCGTGATCACGGGGACGCTGAGTTGGCCCCGGGATGCGATCAAGTCGCACCTGGAAGCGCATGGTGGGCGGGTGAGCGGCAGCGTGACGAAGAAGACGAGTTACCTGATTGCTGGGGAGGACGGCGGCGGGAAGCTGGAGAAGGCGCGGGCGTTGAAGGTCTCAACGCTGGACGAGGCCGGGCTCAACGATTTGCTTGCCGAGAAAGGCGCGCCCCCCCTGCCCTGA